In a single window of the Oscarella lobularis chromosome 2, ooOscLobu1.1, whole genome shotgun sequence genome:
- the LOC136183794 gene encoding regulator of G-protein signaling 22-like isoform X1: MLSHHASVRTVRHLSSLSTVLCIFVQWVRERLDSDDVFCSFYSGFLELSIFPVQLFYNSSVRGFQRANAVSKKSTDKLFVQVLQAPEILEWIASQRSSYFMSSSYYLHYYLCKALQSNIKDDCVRDKKWLDSFLNFLQKTAGERSASFWLDAQRLSIAENPRRKLEILKEIAANYLSVEADYDLKLELEIAVGLTMPTISEEKVKEAQEAVLTTIRKYWVPRFLRRGLRCPKLPIEPYARPHTVHGYPVKDLNCEIKTSRTLRRCATVCEDRDQQSGPLKELENVLDFDAMTSGDYFHEFLKRKQKKIWINSYLCWMCVKELRQSSSREVSSNTGSLLEKAKLQLRKFLAKSGSSYIGCSEAEVKTAESLLHASTLSDFIQLVDYIHGLLLKNLAPAWHLLCGEEAESISKVPTKRVKITKENPGKMPLPKLDVPAKEDFDPFDPSLCVRLTAPVFTFDRLVHNCVELDHFRLFLSQRHAVRDLALWLDIEEYLCMPFDEREMRSAKSWQIKTKYLHRKYFFGHDSPASLEIRRKVIEDDVFQRGKGPSPHVLLSMQECVRERIEKRWLPIFTSSDDFKSRQMPRHSSMAEVVEAIMSQRRWEKRQGSAKSIKDKWAYSSKDFVALRKALCNPVTCMQFRNYVSIKNDDSMLLENDILFWLEAQKYCDLCKSRCSGRLIKKKARTIVNRFMMSSVPPSLQITIRQDLVDEIVCRMEKPGPLTFREAQDAVFQGLYTHWLSFCEWKSRCLSVRGSLPFDELEKQERVRRESGRSSRSRRESEVRERAAAAAALGDTDEEWSDEEWGSSYSFKFSVYEQTGKVLVKKAVRRRTVKEEMLRASYSPTIQLGLSDRHLRASSITSEIYRRQKLKIDFGKRSASVSIARLY; this comes from the exons ATGCTCTCCCACCATGCGTCTGTGCGTACAGTACGTCATTTGTCCTCACTAAGCACTGTACTGTGTATATTTGTGCAGTGGGTAAGGGAGCGTCTCGACTCTGATGACGTATTCTGTAGTTTCTATAGCGGGTTTCTTGAATTATCT ATTTTTCCAGTCCAACTATTCTACAATTCGTCAGTGCGAGGATTTCAGCGCGCTAACGCGGTCtcgaaaaaatcaacagaTAAACTCTTTGTACAG GTTCTACAAGCGCCTGAGATTTTGGAGTGGATTGCGAGCCAGCGGAGTTCCTATTTTATGTCCAGCAGCTATTATCTTCACTATTACTTGTGTAAAGCTTTGCAGTCCAATATAAAA GATGATTGTGTTCGTGATAAAAAGTGGCTAGATTCGTTTctaaattttcttcaaaaaacaGCGGGGGAAAGGTCCGCATCGTTTTGGCTAGATGCTCAAAGACTTAGCATCGCAGAGAATCCAAGAAGAAAACTCGA AATTCTAAAGGAGATTGCTGCTAACTACTTGTCCGTCGAAGCAGACTACGATCTTAAACTAGAGCTAGAAATTGCAGTCGGTCTAACAATGCCAACGATAAGTGAGGAAAAAGTGAAGGAGGCACAAGAAGCAGTTCTCACAACTATCAGGAAATACTG GGTTCCACGGTTTCTTCGCCGCGGTCTGCGCTGCCCAAAGTTGCCCATAGAGCCCTATGCTCGACCTCATACAGTGCATGGATACCCAGTAAAGGATCTCAATTGTGAGATCAAG ACTTCTCGGACTCTGAGAAGATGCGCCACTGTGTGCGAAGATAGGGACCAACAAAGTGGACCCCTAAAGGAACTGGAGAACGTCTTGGATTTTGATGCGATGACGTCGGGCGACTACTTCCACgaatttctaaaaagaaagcaaaagaag attTGGATCAACTCGTATTTATGCTGGATGTGCGTAAAAGAACTTCGACAGTCGTCAAGCAGAGAAGTGAGCAGTAACACAGGCTCATTATTAGAAAAAGCAAAG CTTCAGCTGCGCAAATTTCTAGCAAAAAGTGGCTCATCTTATATTGGATGCAGTGAGGCTGAAGTCAAAACAGCAGAAAGTCTTCTTCACGCATCAACTCTGTCAGATTTCATCCAACTAGTTGACTATATACACGGTTTACTACTAAAAAACCTCGCACCAGCCTGGCACCTACTCTGCGGCGAAGAAGCCGAATCAATAAGCAAA GTGCCAACAAAAAGAGTCAAAATTACGAAGGAAAATCCCGGGAAAATGCCTCTACCGAAACTCGACGTTCCAGCTAAAGAA GACTTTGACCCGTTTGATCCCTCACTTTGCGTCAGACTTACTGCCCCCGTGTTTACCTTTGATCGTCTCGTTCACAATTGCGTGGAACTAGATCATTTTAGACTCTTTCTTAGCCAACGCCACGCGGTTCGCGATCTCGCTTTATGGCTAGACATTGAAGAGTATCTTTGCATGCCGTTTGACGAGAGAGAGATGCGCAGTGCCAAGAGTTGGCAAATCAAAACGAAGTATCTCCACAGGAAGTATTTCTTCGGACACGACAGTCCGGCATCGCTAGAAATCCGAAGAAAA gtaatcgaagacgacgtattTCAACGAGGAAAAGGACCCTCTCCCCATGTTCTACTGTCCATGCAGGAGTGCGTTAG gGAACGTATTGAAAAGCGTTGGCTTCCTATTTTCACTTCGTCCGACGACTTCAAGTCGCGTCAAATGCCGAGACACTCGTCCATGGCCGAAGTCGTTGAAGCTATAATGAGCCAACGACGATGGGAAAAGAGACAGGGTTCAGCAAAGTCAATAAAA GATAAATGGGCGTACTCTTCTAAGGATTTTGTGGCTTTGCGTAAGGCCCTGTGCAATCCGGTGACGTGCATGCAGTTCAGAAACTACGTCAGTataaaaaacgacgatagCATGTTGCTGGAAAACGACATATTGTTCTGGCTCGAAGCTCAAAAATATTGC GATTTGTGTAAGAGTCGTTGTAGTGGGAGACtgataaagaagaaagcgcGTACAATTGTTAACCGTTTTATGATGTCATCAGTACCGCCAAGTCTCCAAATAACGATACGTCAAGACCTCGTTGACGAAATCGTATGCCGAATGGAAAAACCGGGCCCACTCACATTCCGAGAAGCCCAg GATGCTGTTTTTCAAGGGCTCTATACACACTGGCTTTCGTTCTGCGAATGGAAAAGCCGCTGTTTATCGGTGAGAGGGAGTCTCCcgttcgacgagctcgaGAAACAGGAGCGGGTTCGTCGCGAGAGCGGTCGCAGTTCGAGAAGTCGACGGGAGAGTGAGGTGAGGGagcgggcggcggcggcggcggcgttagGCGACACGGACGAGGAATGGAGCGACGAGGAATGGGGAAGTTCGTACTCGTTCAAGTTCTCGGTTTATGAGCAAACGGGGAAAGTGCTTGTAAAGAAAGCGGTGCGACGAAGGACTGTTAAGGAGGAGATGCTTCGCGCTTCGTACTCTCCTACTATTCAACTCGGTCTAAGTGATCGGCATCTAAGGGCTTCGTCAATTACGAGTGAGATATATCGGCGGCAAAAGTTGAAGATTGATTTTGGGAAGAGAAGCGCTTCCGTGTCTATTGCCCGACTCTATTGA
- the LOC136183794 gene encoding regulator of G-protein signaling 22-like isoform X2, whose translation MLSHHASVRTWVRERLDSDDVFCSFYSGFLELSIFPVQLFYNSSVRGFQRANAVSKKSTDKLFVQVLQAPEILEWIASQRSSYFMSSSYYLHYYLCKALQSNIKDDCVRDKKWLDSFLNFLQKTAGERSASFWLDAQRLSIAENPRRKLEILKEIAANYLSVEADYDLKLELEIAVGLTMPTISEEKVKEAQEAVLTTIRKYWVPRFLRRGLRCPKLPIEPYARPHTVHGYPVKDLNCEIKTSRTLRRCATVCEDRDQQSGPLKELENVLDFDAMTSGDYFHEFLKRKQKKIWINSYLCWMCVKELRQSSSREVSSNTGSLLEKAKLQLRKFLAKSGSSYIGCSEAEVKTAESLLHASTLSDFIQLVDYIHGLLLKNLAPAWHLLCGEEAESISKVPTKRVKITKENPGKMPLPKLDVPAKEDFDPFDPSLCVRLTAPVFTFDRLVHNCVELDHFRLFLSQRHAVRDLALWLDIEEYLCMPFDEREMRSAKSWQIKTKYLHRKYFFGHDSPASLEIRRKVIEDDVFQRGKGPSPHVLLSMQECVRERIEKRWLPIFTSSDDFKSRQMPRHSSMAEVVEAIMSQRRWEKRQGSAKSIKDKWAYSSKDFVALRKALCNPVTCMQFRNYVSIKNDDSMLLENDILFWLEAQKYCDLCKSRCSGRLIKKKARTIVNRFMMSSVPPSLQITIRQDLVDEIVCRMEKPGPLTFREAQDAVFQGLYTHWLSFCEWKSRCLSVRGSLPFDELEKQERVRRESGRSSRSRRESEVRERAAAAAALGDTDEEWSDEEWGSSYSFKFSVYEQTGKVLVKKAVRRRTVKEEMLRASYSPTIQLGLSDRHLRASSITSEIYRRQKLKIDFGKRSASVSIARLY comes from the exons ATGCTCTCCCACCATGCGTCTGTGCGTACA TGGGTAAGGGAGCGTCTCGACTCTGATGACGTATTCTGTAGTTTCTATAGCGGGTTTCTTGAATTATCT ATTTTTCCAGTCCAACTATTCTACAATTCGTCAGTGCGAGGATTTCAGCGCGCTAACGCGGTCtcgaaaaaatcaacagaTAAACTCTTTGTACAG GTTCTACAAGCGCCTGAGATTTTGGAGTGGATTGCGAGCCAGCGGAGTTCCTATTTTATGTCCAGCAGCTATTATCTTCACTATTACTTGTGTAAAGCTTTGCAGTCCAATATAAAA GATGATTGTGTTCGTGATAAAAAGTGGCTAGATTCGTTTctaaattttcttcaaaaaacaGCGGGGGAAAGGTCCGCATCGTTTTGGCTAGATGCTCAAAGACTTAGCATCGCAGAGAATCCAAGAAGAAAACTCGA AATTCTAAAGGAGATTGCTGCTAACTACTTGTCCGTCGAAGCAGACTACGATCTTAAACTAGAGCTAGAAATTGCAGTCGGTCTAACAATGCCAACGATAAGTGAGGAAAAAGTGAAGGAGGCACAAGAAGCAGTTCTCACAACTATCAGGAAATACTG GGTTCCACGGTTTCTTCGCCGCGGTCTGCGCTGCCCAAAGTTGCCCATAGAGCCCTATGCTCGACCTCATACAGTGCATGGATACCCAGTAAAGGATCTCAATTGTGAGATCAAG ACTTCTCGGACTCTGAGAAGATGCGCCACTGTGTGCGAAGATAGGGACCAACAAAGTGGACCCCTAAAGGAACTGGAGAACGTCTTGGATTTTGATGCGATGACGTCGGGCGACTACTTCCACgaatttctaaaaagaaagcaaaagaag attTGGATCAACTCGTATTTATGCTGGATGTGCGTAAAAGAACTTCGACAGTCGTCAAGCAGAGAAGTGAGCAGTAACACAGGCTCATTATTAGAAAAAGCAAAG CTTCAGCTGCGCAAATTTCTAGCAAAAAGTGGCTCATCTTATATTGGATGCAGTGAGGCTGAAGTCAAAACAGCAGAAAGTCTTCTTCACGCATCAACTCTGTCAGATTTCATCCAACTAGTTGACTATATACACGGTTTACTACTAAAAAACCTCGCACCAGCCTGGCACCTACTCTGCGGCGAAGAAGCCGAATCAATAAGCAAA GTGCCAACAAAAAGAGTCAAAATTACGAAGGAAAATCCCGGGAAAATGCCTCTACCGAAACTCGACGTTCCAGCTAAAGAA GACTTTGACCCGTTTGATCCCTCACTTTGCGTCAGACTTACTGCCCCCGTGTTTACCTTTGATCGTCTCGTTCACAATTGCGTGGAACTAGATCATTTTAGACTCTTTCTTAGCCAACGCCACGCGGTTCGCGATCTCGCTTTATGGCTAGACATTGAAGAGTATCTTTGCATGCCGTTTGACGAGAGAGAGATGCGCAGTGCCAAGAGTTGGCAAATCAAAACGAAGTATCTCCACAGGAAGTATTTCTTCGGACACGACAGTCCGGCATCGCTAGAAATCCGAAGAAAA gtaatcgaagacgacgtattTCAACGAGGAAAAGGACCCTCTCCCCATGTTCTACTGTCCATGCAGGAGTGCGTTAG gGAACGTATTGAAAAGCGTTGGCTTCCTATTTTCACTTCGTCCGACGACTTCAAGTCGCGTCAAATGCCGAGACACTCGTCCATGGCCGAAGTCGTTGAAGCTATAATGAGCCAACGACGATGGGAAAAGAGACAGGGTTCAGCAAAGTCAATAAAA GATAAATGGGCGTACTCTTCTAAGGATTTTGTGGCTTTGCGTAAGGCCCTGTGCAATCCGGTGACGTGCATGCAGTTCAGAAACTACGTCAGTataaaaaacgacgatagCATGTTGCTGGAAAACGACATATTGTTCTGGCTCGAAGCTCAAAAATATTGC GATTTGTGTAAGAGTCGTTGTAGTGGGAGACtgataaagaagaaagcgcGTACAATTGTTAACCGTTTTATGATGTCATCAGTACCGCCAAGTCTCCAAATAACGATACGTCAAGACCTCGTTGACGAAATCGTATGCCGAATGGAAAAACCGGGCCCACTCACATTCCGAGAAGCCCAg GATGCTGTTTTTCAAGGGCTCTATACACACTGGCTTTCGTTCTGCGAATGGAAAAGCCGCTGTTTATCGGTGAGAGGGAGTCTCCcgttcgacgagctcgaGAAACAGGAGCGGGTTCGTCGCGAGAGCGGTCGCAGTTCGAGAAGTCGACGGGAGAGTGAGGTGAGGGagcgggcggcggcggcggcggcgttagGCGACACGGACGAGGAATGGAGCGACGAGGAATGGGGAAGTTCGTACTCGTTCAAGTTCTCGGTTTATGAGCAAACGGGGAAAGTGCTTGTAAAGAAAGCGGTGCGACGAAGGACTGTTAAGGAGGAGATGCTTCGCGCTTCGTACTCTCCTACTATTCAACTCGGTCTAAGTGATCGGCATCTAAGGGCTTCGTCAATTACGAGTGAGATATATCGGCGGCAAAAGTTGAAGATTGATTTTGGGAAGAGAAGCGCTTCCGTGTCTATTGCCCGACTCTATTGA
- the LOC136183794 gene encoding regulator of G-protein signaling 22-like isoform X3, giving the protein MLSHHASWVRERLDSDDVFCSFYSGFLELSIFPVQLFYNSSVRGFQRANAVSKKSTDKLFVQVLQAPEILEWIASQRSSYFMSSSYYLHYYLCKALQSNIKDDCVRDKKWLDSFLNFLQKTAGERSASFWLDAQRLSIAENPRRKLEILKEIAANYLSVEADYDLKLELEIAVGLTMPTISEEKVKEAQEAVLTTIRKYWVPRFLRRGLRCPKLPIEPYARPHTVHGYPVKDLNCEIKTSRTLRRCATVCEDRDQQSGPLKELENVLDFDAMTSGDYFHEFLKRKQKKIWINSYLCWMCVKELRQSSSREVSSNTGSLLEKAKLQLRKFLAKSGSSYIGCSEAEVKTAESLLHASTLSDFIQLVDYIHGLLLKNLAPAWHLLCGEEAESISKVPTKRVKITKENPGKMPLPKLDVPAKEDFDPFDPSLCVRLTAPVFTFDRLVHNCVELDHFRLFLSQRHAVRDLALWLDIEEYLCMPFDEREMRSAKSWQIKTKYLHRKYFFGHDSPASLEIRRKVIEDDVFQRGKGPSPHVLLSMQECVRERIEKRWLPIFTSSDDFKSRQMPRHSSMAEVVEAIMSQRRWEKRQGSAKSIKDKWAYSSKDFVALRKALCNPVTCMQFRNYVSIKNDDSMLLENDILFWLEAQKYCDLCKSRCSGRLIKKKARTIVNRFMMSSVPPSLQITIRQDLVDEIVCRMEKPGPLTFREAQDAVFQGLYTHWLSFCEWKSRCLSVRGSLPFDELEKQERVRRESGRSSRSRRESEVRERAAAAAALGDTDEEWSDEEWGSSYSFKFSVYEQTGKVLVKKAVRRRTVKEEMLRASYSPTIQLGLSDRHLRASSITSEIYRRQKLKIDFGKRSASVSIARLY; this is encoded by the exons ATGCTCTCCCACCATGCGTCT TGGGTAAGGGAGCGTCTCGACTCTGATGACGTATTCTGTAGTTTCTATAGCGGGTTTCTTGAATTATCT ATTTTTCCAGTCCAACTATTCTACAATTCGTCAGTGCGAGGATTTCAGCGCGCTAACGCGGTCtcgaaaaaatcaacagaTAAACTCTTTGTACAG GTTCTACAAGCGCCTGAGATTTTGGAGTGGATTGCGAGCCAGCGGAGTTCCTATTTTATGTCCAGCAGCTATTATCTTCACTATTACTTGTGTAAAGCTTTGCAGTCCAATATAAAA GATGATTGTGTTCGTGATAAAAAGTGGCTAGATTCGTTTctaaattttcttcaaaaaacaGCGGGGGAAAGGTCCGCATCGTTTTGGCTAGATGCTCAAAGACTTAGCATCGCAGAGAATCCAAGAAGAAAACTCGA AATTCTAAAGGAGATTGCTGCTAACTACTTGTCCGTCGAAGCAGACTACGATCTTAAACTAGAGCTAGAAATTGCAGTCGGTCTAACAATGCCAACGATAAGTGAGGAAAAAGTGAAGGAGGCACAAGAAGCAGTTCTCACAACTATCAGGAAATACTG GGTTCCACGGTTTCTTCGCCGCGGTCTGCGCTGCCCAAAGTTGCCCATAGAGCCCTATGCTCGACCTCATACAGTGCATGGATACCCAGTAAAGGATCTCAATTGTGAGATCAAG ACTTCTCGGACTCTGAGAAGATGCGCCACTGTGTGCGAAGATAGGGACCAACAAAGTGGACCCCTAAAGGAACTGGAGAACGTCTTGGATTTTGATGCGATGACGTCGGGCGACTACTTCCACgaatttctaaaaagaaagcaaaagaag attTGGATCAACTCGTATTTATGCTGGATGTGCGTAAAAGAACTTCGACAGTCGTCAAGCAGAGAAGTGAGCAGTAACACAGGCTCATTATTAGAAAAAGCAAAG CTTCAGCTGCGCAAATTTCTAGCAAAAAGTGGCTCATCTTATATTGGATGCAGTGAGGCTGAAGTCAAAACAGCAGAAAGTCTTCTTCACGCATCAACTCTGTCAGATTTCATCCAACTAGTTGACTATATACACGGTTTACTACTAAAAAACCTCGCACCAGCCTGGCACCTACTCTGCGGCGAAGAAGCCGAATCAATAAGCAAA GTGCCAACAAAAAGAGTCAAAATTACGAAGGAAAATCCCGGGAAAATGCCTCTACCGAAACTCGACGTTCCAGCTAAAGAA GACTTTGACCCGTTTGATCCCTCACTTTGCGTCAGACTTACTGCCCCCGTGTTTACCTTTGATCGTCTCGTTCACAATTGCGTGGAACTAGATCATTTTAGACTCTTTCTTAGCCAACGCCACGCGGTTCGCGATCTCGCTTTATGGCTAGACATTGAAGAGTATCTTTGCATGCCGTTTGACGAGAGAGAGATGCGCAGTGCCAAGAGTTGGCAAATCAAAACGAAGTATCTCCACAGGAAGTATTTCTTCGGACACGACAGTCCGGCATCGCTAGAAATCCGAAGAAAA gtaatcgaagacgacgtattTCAACGAGGAAAAGGACCCTCTCCCCATGTTCTACTGTCCATGCAGGAGTGCGTTAG gGAACGTATTGAAAAGCGTTGGCTTCCTATTTTCACTTCGTCCGACGACTTCAAGTCGCGTCAAATGCCGAGACACTCGTCCATGGCCGAAGTCGTTGAAGCTATAATGAGCCAACGACGATGGGAAAAGAGACAGGGTTCAGCAAAGTCAATAAAA GATAAATGGGCGTACTCTTCTAAGGATTTTGTGGCTTTGCGTAAGGCCCTGTGCAATCCGGTGACGTGCATGCAGTTCAGAAACTACGTCAGTataaaaaacgacgatagCATGTTGCTGGAAAACGACATATTGTTCTGGCTCGAAGCTCAAAAATATTGC GATTTGTGTAAGAGTCGTTGTAGTGGGAGACtgataaagaagaaagcgcGTACAATTGTTAACCGTTTTATGATGTCATCAGTACCGCCAAGTCTCCAAATAACGATACGTCAAGACCTCGTTGACGAAATCGTATGCCGAATGGAAAAACCGGGCCCACTCACATTCCGAGAAGCCCAg GATGCTGTTTTTCAAGGGCTCTATACACACTGGCTTTCGTTCTGCGAATGGAAAAGCCGCTGTTTATCGGTGAGAGGGAGTCTCCcgttcgacgagctcgaGAAACAGGAGCGGGTTCGTCGCGAGAGCGGTCGCAGTTCGAGAAGTCGACGGGAGAGTGAGGTGAGGGagcgggcggcggcggcggcggcgttagGCGACACGGACGAGGAATGGAGCGACGAGGAATGGGGAAGTTCGTACTCGTTCAAGTTCTCGGTTTATGAGCAAACGGGGAAAGTGCTTGTAAAGAAAGCGGTGCGACGAAGGACTGTTAAGGAGGAGATGCTTCGCGCTTCGTACTCTCCTACTATTCAACTCGGTCTAAGTGATCGGCATCTAAGGGCTTCGTCAATTACGAGTGAGATATATCGGCGGCAAAAGTTGAAGATTGATTTTGGGAAGAGAAGCGCTTCCGTGTCTATTGCCCGACTCTATTGA